In Candidatus Methylomirabilota bacterium, one genomic interval encodes:
- a CDS encoding acyl-[acyl-carrier-protein] thioesterase, with protein sequence MDAWLETYRGVVYRWEVDHNDHLTVAYYFARLGDATLALLDALGLPPESNGQSWVTADCHVRYVRELRAGDIIHVSSALIAVEPDGLVAGHKLTDTGTGEVVTTFEQRLRLTGRDGAPASLAAADRERLHARRADWDGPARERRARPKSLDGLRESARDTIRPWEAGGSLPGALAAYVHRFSAANSHVAAAFGLTPGYMRQHRRGFSTFEFQFGAARALTRGTLVTVRSAVTHVGTSSLRFFHVMSDTRTGAELATLHQSGVHFDQDARRPAPLPAGLASRARALLVPAEL encoded by the coding sequence GTGGACGCCTGGCTCGAGACCTACCGTGGCGTCGTCTACCGCTGGGAAGTCGACCACAACGACCACCTGACGGTCGCCTACTACTTCGCGCGACTCGGCGACGCGACGCTGGCGCTGCTCGACGCCCTGGGCCTTCCGCCGGAGAGCAACGGGCAGAGCTGGGTCACCGCGGACTGCCACGTGCGCTACGTGCGCGAGCTACGGGCCGGCGACATCATCCACGTGAGCAGCGCCCTGATCGCCGTGGAGCCGGACGGTCTGGTGGCCGGCCACAAGCTCACCGACACCGGCACCGGGGAGGTCGTCACGACGTTCGAGCAGCGGCTGCGCCTGACCGGCCGCGACGGCGCTCCCGCCTCGCTGGCGGCGGCCGACCGCGAGCGGCTCCATGCCCGGCGAGCCGACTGGGACGGGCCGGCGCGCGAGCGCCGGGCGCGCCCCAAGAGCCTGGACGGCCTGCGCGAGAGCGCGCGGGACACCATCCGGCCGTGGGAAGCCGGGGGCTCGCTGCCCGGCGCGCTGGCCGCCTATGTCCACCGATTCTCCGCCGCCAACTCGCACGTGGCGGCGGCCTTCGGACTGACGCCGGGCTACATGCGCCAGCACCGCCGCGGCTTCTCGACGTTCGAGTTCCAGTTCGGCGCCGCCCGCGCGCTCACGCGAGGGACGCTGGTCACCGTCCGCTCAGCCGTGACGCACGTGGGAACGTCGTCGCTGCGGTTCTTCCACGTGATGAGCGACACGCGGACGGGCGCGGAGCTGGCGACGCTCCACCAGAGCGGCGTTCACTTCGATCAGGACGCGCGCCGGCCGGCTCCGCTGCCCGCCGGGCTGGCCAGCCGGGCCCGCGCGCTGCTCGTGCCCGCCGAGCTCTAG
- a CDS encoding catechol 1,2-dioxygenase, translating to MPLIKVTDLAYGRLRAPDLDVMEEFLTHFGMIRSARTNTALYMRGTDPPHHLHVTEKGDPAFVGFAYYAASEEDLHRVARAPGASAVEKMDEPGGGQRVRLREPNGYQIEVVYGIERLAPVAVERDPMNTGAEPLRRPGKLMRLSTSPAPIKRIGHGVMGSPKVRETVQWFRETLGFLCSDDVYAGDKDNLIGSFNRCDRGDEYVDHHVFFCVHNERAGLSHLSFEVPDIDAVFKDHEYLMRLGKYEHMWGVGRHLLGSQVYDYWADPWRRTHERWADTDRLNAKSGSNLLPAHEALRSQWGTDPPQKFLGHVSP from the coding sequence ATGCCACTCATCAAAGTGACCGACCTCGCGTACGGGCGTCTGCGGGCGCCGGACCTGGACGTCATGGAGGAGTTCCTGACTCACTTCGGGATGATCCGATCGGCCCGGACGAATACCGCGCTCTACATGCGGGGCACCGACCCGCCTCACCACCTCCACGTGACGGAGAAGGGCGATCCGGCCTTCGTGGGCTTCGCGTACTACGCGGCGAGCGAGGAGGACCTGCACCGGGTGGCCCGGGCGCCGGGGGCCTCGGCGGTGGAGAAGATGGACGAGCCGGGCGGAGGCCAGCGCGTCCGGCTGCGCGAGCCCAACGGCTACCAGATCGAGGTCGTGTACGGCATCGAGCGACTGGCGCCGGTTGCCGTGGAGCGGGATCCCATGAACACGGGCGCCGAGCCGCTCCGGCGTCCGGGCAAGCTCATGCGGCTGTCGACCTCACCGGCGCCGATCAAGCGCATCGGCCACGGGGTGATGGGCTCGCCGAAGGTGCGGGAGACGGTCCAGTGGTTCCGCGAGACGCTGGGGTTCCTCTGCTCGGATGACGTCTATGCGGGCGACAAGGACAACCTCATCGGCTCGTTCAACCGCTGCGACCGCGGTGACGAGTACGTCGATCACCACGTCTTCTTCTGCGTGCACAACGAGCGGGCGGGCCTCAGCCACCTGTCGTTCGAGGTCCCGGACATCGACGCGGTGTTCAAGGATCACGAGTATCTGATGCGCCTCGGGAAGTACGAGCACATGTGGGGGGTCGGCCGGCACCTGCTGGGCAGCCAGGTCTACGACTACTGGGCCGACCCGTGGCGCCGGACGCACGAGCGGTGGGCGGACACCGATCGCCTGAACGCGAAGAGCGGCTCCAACCTGTTGCCGGCGCACGAGGCGCTCCGGAGCCAGTGGGGCACCGATCCGCCGCAGAAGTTCCTGGGCCACGTGAGCCCCTGA
- a CDS encoding MBL fold metallo-hydrolase encodes MPPAQTVALDELRVLVIVDNETDTLSSVDEGLPQLSELAHLEPRIPTSLVHEGHPGKVIIDRQCWAGHGFSALVTGRRGDEEHTVLFDAGPYPELWTANVRKLGVDLTRVEAVVLSHWHFDHSGALPTAVAAVTEARRRAGLADPVVADLHPDRPDQRGTELPTGTIRLLVPEPTFQAIEAAGARVDRQAKPHTLGAGFFYVSGAIERVTAYEQGLVGHLSFRDGRGQPDPLILDERFLAGQVRGRGVSVLSACSHAGMVNACLSARDAFGGAPLDLVLGGFHLSGKAMERRIEATVGDLDRRVRPRVVAPGHCTGWRAKAALAQAFAPGRYAPSAVGAMYVLKGE; translated from the coding sequence ATGCCGCCGGCCCAAACCGTAGCGCTCGACGAGCTCCGCGTGCTGGTCATCGTCGACAACGAGACCGACACGCTCTCCAGCGTGGACGAGGGGCTGCCGCAGCTCTCCGAGCTCGCTCACCTGGAACCGCGGATCCCGACGAGCCTGGTGCACGAGGGCCACCCCGGCAAGGTGATCATCGATCGCCAGTGCTGGGCCGGGCACGGCTTTTCCGCGCTGGTGACCGGCCGTCGCGGTGACGAGGAGCACACCGTGCTCTTCGACGCCGGGCCGTACCCCGAGCTGTGGACGGCGAACGTCCGAAAGCTGGGCGTGGACCTGACCAGGGTCGAGGCCGTCGTGCTCTCGCACTGGCACTTCGATCACAGCGGCGCCCTGCCGACCGCCGTGGCGGCCGTGACCGAGGCCCGGCGGCGCGCCGGGCTCGCCGATCCGGTGGTCGCCGATCTGCACCCCGATCGCCCGGACCAGCGCGGAACCGAGCTCCCCACCGGTACGATCCGCCTGCTCGTCCCCGAGCCGACGTTCCAGGCGATCGAGGCGGCCGGCGCCCGCGTGGACCGGCAGGCCAAACCGCACACGCTGGGTGCGGGCTTCTTCTACGTCAGCGGCGCCATCGAGCGGGTGACGGCATACGAGCAGGGCCTGGTCGGCCATCTGAGCTTCCGCGACGGCAGGGGCCAGCCCGATCCGCTGATCCTGGACGAGCGGTTCCTGGCCGGGCAGGTGCGCGGCCGCGGCGTCAGCGTGCTCTCGGCCTGCTCCCACGCCGGGATGGTCAACGCCTGCCTGAGCGCCCGCGACGCGTTCGGCGGCGCCCCCCTGGACCTGGTGCTCGGCGGCTTCCACCTCAGCGGCAAGGCGATGGAGCGCCGCATCGAGGCGACGGTGGGCGACCTCGACCGGCGGGTGCGGCCGCGCGTGGTGGCGCCGGGACACTGTACGGGCTGGCGCGCCAAGGCGGCCCTGGCCCAGGCCTTCGCGCCCGGACGGTATGCGCCGAGCGCGGTCGGCGCGATGTACGTGCTGAAGGGAGAGTGA
- a CDS encoding zinc-binding dehydrogenase has protein sequence MKAIVLREFGPPEVLRLEEIPTPAPGPGEVVVRVQAVSVNRTLDLAVRAGIYATPVTLPHVLGVDPSGVVAAVGPGVTARNAGDRVVTMQLLQPATATAGPVLLGVHAWGGYAEYVKVPVAVTHPIPDGVDFVTATVVARHAPVALTMLRDDARLGAGEWVLVMGAAGGLGAAGVQLARSLGARAIAAAGADERVRAAVDLGAEAGINYRTQDLTAEVRRITHGRGVDVVFENIADAELFPRALACLARGGRLITAGAHGGGTVPLDVKHLYLNSITVIGSVGRITPEDLERSLRAAADGRYRVLVDRVLPLAEAALAHRIVADRSGTGKVVLRP, from the coding sequence ATGAAGGCCATCGTGCTGCGCGAATTCGGGCCGCCCGAGGTGCTACGGCTCGAGGAGATCCCCACGCCGGCGCCCGGCCCGGGCGAGGTGGTGGTCCGGGTGCAGGCGGTGTCGGTGAACCGGACGCTCGATCTGGCCGTCCGCGCCGGGATCTACGCGACGCCGGTCACGCTCCCTCACGTCCTGGGCGTCGATCCGTCCGGCGTGGTGGCCGCCGTCGGCCCCGGCGTCACCGCCCGCAACGCCGGCGATCGCGTCGTCACCATGCAGCTCCTGCAGCCGGCCACCGCGACGGCGGGTCCGGTGCTGCTCGGCGTGCACGCCTGGGGTGGTTACGCCGAGTACGTCAAGGTGCCGGTCGCGGTCACGCACCCGATTCCCGACGGCGTCGACTTCGTGACGGCCACGGTGGTCGCGCGCCACGCCCCCGTCGCGCTGACCATGCTGCGGGACGACGCCCGGCTCGGCGCCGGCGAGTGGGTGCTGGTGATGGGCGCCGCGGGCGGGCTCGGGGCGGCCGGCGTCCAGCTGGCCAGGAGCCTGGGGGCCAGGGCCATCGCGGCGGCCGGCGCCGACGAACGCGTCCGGGCCGCCGTCGATCTCGGCGCCGAGGCCGGCATCAACTACCGGACGCAGGACCTGACGGCCGAGGTCCGGCGGATCACCCACGGGCGGGGGGTCGATGTCGTCTTCGAGAACATCGCCGACGCCGAGCTCTTCCCCAGGGCCCTGGCCTGCCTGGCCCGGGGCGGACGGCTGATCACCGCGGGTGCTCACGGCGGCGGGACGGTCCCCCTCGACGTGAAGCACCTGTACCTGAACTCCATCACGGTCATCGGCTCGGTCGGGCGCATCACGCCGGAGGATCTCGAGCGCAGCCTGCGCGCCGCGGCCGACGGCCGCTATCGCGTGCTCGTCGACCGCGTGCTCCCGCTGGCCGAGGCGGCGCTCGCCCACCGGATCGTCGCCGACCGCTCGGGGACGGGGAAGGTCGTGCTCCGACCCTGA
- a CDS encoding alpha/beta hydrolase: MRIAVPPPAQTLDLVMGDGAGIRVRRHGRSEAAVRLVMSNGNGFAIDGYYPFWGPLTDRFEIVVFDFRNHGQNPPAASGRDGHTYAQMTLDLDRVVREVGARWSGKPCVGVFHSMSARTAMKHALELGFPWQALILFDPPNVPPPGHRTYELMDVFEHRLADWAMRRPDRFAEPSELARQYAETRAHANWVPGAHELMARAVLRRGDADAGWVLACPRELEASIYLQAMTLNLWPPADAYGGPVKLIAADPTVPGAPGPAFANRALAEDFGYVYEAIPGTGHMLQIQKPDECRRATLSFLAELGIR, encoded by the coding sequence ATGCGGATCGCGGTCCCGCCCCCGGCCCAGACGCTCGACCTCGTCATGGGCGACGGCGCTGGCATCCGTGTCCGCCGTCACGGGCGGAGCGAGGCCGCCGTGCGGCTCGTCATGTCCAATGGTAACGGCTTCGCGATCGACGGGTACTACCCGTTCTGGGGCCCCCTCACCGACCGGTTCGAGATCGTCGTCTTCGACTTCCGCAACCACGGTCAGAATCCGCCCGCCGCGTCCGGGCGCGACGGCCACACGTACGCCCAGATGACGCTCGACCTCGACCGGGTCGTGCGCGAGGTCGGCGCGCGCTGGAGCGGCAAGCCGTGCGTCGGCGTGTTCCACTCCATGTCCGCCCGCACGGCGATGAAGCACGCCCTCGAGCTCGGCTTCCCCTGGCAGGCCCTGATCCTGTTCGATCCCCCCAACGTGCCGCCTCCCGGCCATCGCACGTACGAGCTCATGGATGTCTTCGAGCACCGGCTCGCCGACTGGGCGATGCGCCGGCCGGACCGCTTCGCCGAGCCGTCGGAGCTGGCCCGGCAGTACGCGGAGACGCGCGCCCACGCCAACTGGGTGCCCGGCGCCCACGAGCTGATGGCCCGGGCCGTCCTGCGCCGCGGCGACGCGGACGCCGGCTGGGTGCTGGCCTGCCCGCGGGAGCTGGAGGCCTCGATCTACCTGCAGGCGATGACCCTCAACCTCTGGCCGCCCGCCGACGCCTACGGCGGGCCGGTCAAGCTGATCGCCGCCGACCCGACGGTCCCCGGCGCCCCGGGTCCCGCCTTCGCCAACCGGGCGCTGGCCGAGGACTTCGGCTACGTGTACGAGGCGATCCCGGGGACCGGCCACATGCTGCAGATCCAGAAGCCGGACGAGTGCCGCCGGGCGACGCTCAGCTTCCTCGCGGAGCTCGGCATCCGCTGA
- a CDS encoding carbohydrate ABC transporter permease has product MKRLVHALPDALVLLGLAAYAVPFFWQLLTSFKPEAELLRLPPLLPTRLTLDHYRVVLEQSLIPRALANSFGIASLTTLLALALGVPAAYGIARLAVPGKNLLLLAIVGSTAFPQIATVSPLYLILRSLGLRDTWMALVLAHTSFALPLTIWLLAGFIREIPHALEESAAVDGASTTQTLGRIVLPLLAPGLASTALLTFLFSWNEFLFAYTFTATEASRTVPVALALFPGVYEVPWGDIAAASMLASLPPILIVLVLQRHLVRGLLAGAVRE; this is encoded by the coding sequence GTGAAGCGGCTGGTCCACGCCCTGCCCGACGCGCTCGTCCTGCTCGGCCTGGCCGCCTACGCGGTGCCGTTCTTCTGGCAGCTCCTGACCTCGTTCAAGCCGGAAGCCGAGCTGCTCCGCCTGCCGCCGCTCTTACCCACGCGGCTGACGCTCGATCACTATCGAGTCGTGCTCGAGCAGAGCCTCATTCCCCGGGCGCTGGCCAACAGCTTCGGCATCGCCAGCCTCACCACGCTGCTGGCGCTGGCGCTCGGCGTGCCCGCCGCCTATGGCATCGCCCGCCTGGCCGTGCCGGGCAAGAACCTCCTGCTCCTGGCGATCGTGGGGAGCACGGCCTTTCCTCAGATCGCCACGGTCAGCCCCCTCTACCTGATCCTCCGCTCGCTGGGGCTGCGCGACACCTGGATGGCGCTCGTCCTGGCCCATACGTCATTCGCGCTGCCGTTGACCATCTGGCTGCTGGCCGGCTTCATCCGGGAGATCCCGCACGCCCTCGAGGAGTCCGCGGCCGTGGACGGGGCGAGCACGACGCAGACGCTCGGCCGGATCGTGCTGCCGCTCCTGGCCCCTGGCCTGGCCTCCACGGCGCTCCTCACGTTCCTGTTCAGCTGGAACGAGTTCCTGTTCGCCTACACGTTCACCGCGACCGAAGCGAGCCGTACCGTGCCCGTGGCCCTCGCCCTCTTCCCCGGCGTGTACGAGGTCCCGTGGGGAGACATCGCGGCCGCCTCGATGCTGGCCAGTCTTCCCCCCATCCTCATCGTGCTCGTCCTGCAGCGGCACCTCGTGCGCGGGCTGCTGGCGGGCGCAGTCCGCGAGTGA
- a CDS encoding DUF169 domain-containing protein, with product MSERYDWQAIVAGLNRYLRLRSIPVGMKLFETQEAMEAIPRIRRPTRKHTTDQIVAQARQLGWTVGITMADLVGAQCGAVIGLHPQDEEWLSGRRMAGVWFQTVEDAAAHQRAMDCVPHGRYAAMAVSPLTSGRLDPPDICLVYGTPGQMIFFINGLQWSGYRKLSFTSVGESACADSWGRALRTGEPSLTIPCYAERRYGGVADDELLMALPPHYLPRVLEGLAALDRNGLRYPIPPWGIQADATAGLAVSYAEKGTPSR from the coding sequence ATGAGCGAGCGCTACGACTGGCAGGCGATCGTCGCCGGCCTGAACCGTTACCTCCGGTTGAGATCGATCCCCGTGGGCATGAAGCTGTTCGAGACGCAGGAGGCGATGGAGGCGATTCCCCGCATCCGCCGGCCCACGCGCAAGCACACGACCGACCAGATCGTGGCCCAGGCCCGTCAGCTCGGCTGGACCGTCGGCATCACCATGGCCGACCTGGTCGGGGCGCAGTGCGGCGCGGTCATCGGACTGCATCCCCAGGACGAGGAGTGGCTCTCCGGCCGCCGCATGGCCGGCGTGTGGTTCCAGACCGTGGAGGACGCCGCCGCCCACCAGCGGGCCATGGACTGCGTGCCCCACGGCCGCTACGCCGCCATGGCCGTCTCGCCGCTCACGTCCGGGCGGCTGGACCCGCCCGACATCTGCCTCGTCTACGGCACGCCGGGGCAGATGATTTTCTTCATCAACGGCCTGCAGTGGTCGGGCTACCGGAAGCTGTCGTTCACGTCGGTGGGCGAGTCGGCGTGCGCCGACTCCTGGGGCCGGGCGCTGCGCACGGGCGAGCCGTCGCTGACGATTCCCTGCTACGCCGAGCGGCGCTACGGCGGCGTCGCGGACGACGAGCTGCTCATGGCGCTGCCGCCGCACTACCTGCCTCGAGTGCTGGAAGGTCTGGCCGCCCTGGACCGCAACGGCCTCAGGTACCCGATTCCCCCCTGGGGCATCCAGGCCGACGCCACTGCCGGGCTGGCGGTCAGCTACGCGGAGAAGGGGACGCCGTCCCGCTGA
- a CDS encoding 4-hydroxyphenylacetate 3-hydroxylase N-terminal domain-containing protein — translation MRTGDAYVASLRDGRAVFLDGERVKDVTGHPAFAEPIRRIGRTYDRAHAAASDPTLTFADAAGTRHSHMWLVPRSPDDLAARRRVHRFWAEPSYGLMGRTPDHVACVLTAFASWRQLFDRGGRRFGDSVVRFYERARDEDLYLAYAIVPPQVDRSQPAHRHPEPFLHPGIVRETDAGIVVRGAQAIATSATMADWLFLSYITPLVPGDEDYAISLVVPMNAPGLRLYPRRPYATTATSTFDYPLSARFDEVDTTVVFDDVLVPWEQLFIYRNVELVNAQFHETPSHATANFQSLVRFGVKLEFLAGLAVRLAEVQRAEGDPGVQATLGGDIAALCAAFDALVAAAERFPLVTDGVARPHPQYIYAGMSLQRRLIVDMMRTLRELAGGAFQALPSSEAAFLGAETRADTERYYQSAAAGARERVKLLKLVWDFVGTEFAGRQLQYEMFYSASQPVVNRRMFKAYDWQAARAVVDDCLGEP, via the coding sequence ATGCGCACCGGGGACGCCTACGTCGCCAGCCTGCGGGACGGCCGGGCGGTGTTCCTGGACGGCGAGCGGGTGAAGGACGTCACCGGGCACCCGGCCTTCGCCGAGCCCATCCGCCGGATCGGCCGGACGTACGACCGCGCCCACGCCGCGGCAAGCGACCCCACGCTCACGTTCGCCGACGCAGCGGGCACGCGTCACAGTCACATGTGGCTCGTCCCGCGCTCCCCCGACGACCTGGCCGCGCGCCGCCGCGTGCACCGGTTCTGGGCCGAGCCGTCCTACGGCCTGATGGGGCGCACCCCCGACCACGTCGCCTGCGTGCTCACGGCCTTCGCGTCCTGGCGGCAGCTCTTCGACCGGGGCGGCCGGCGCTTCGGCGACAGCGTGGTGCGCTTCTACGAGCGGGCCCGGGACGAGGATCTCTACCTGGCCTACGCGATCGTGCCGCCCCAGGTGGACCGCTCCCAGCCGGCGCATCGCCATCCCGAGCCCTTCCTGCATCCGGGCATCGTGCGGGAGACCGACGCCGGCATCGTGGTACGGGGGGCCCAGGCCATCGCGACCTCGGCCACCATGGCCGACTGGCTGTTCCTCTCCTACATCACGCCGCTCGTTCCGGGCGACGAGGACTACGCGATCTCCCTCGTCGTGCCGATGAATGCCCCGGGACTGCGTCTGTACCCGCGCCGGCCCTACGCCACCACCGCCACCAGCACCTTCGACTATCCGCTCTCGGCCCGGTTCGACGAGGTCGACACCACCGTGGTCTTCGACGACGTGCTCGTGCCCTGGGAGCAGCTGTTCATCTACCGGAACGTGGAGCTGGTGAACGCGCAGTTCCACGAGACGCCCTCGCACGCCACGGCGAACTTCCAGTCCCTCGTCCGCTTCGGCGTGAAGCTCGAATTCCTGGCCGGCCTGGCCGTGCGGCTGGCCGAAGTGCAGCGAGCCGAGGGCGACCCCGGCGTGCAGGCCACGCTGGGCGGCGACATCGCGGCGCTGTGCGCGGCCTTCGACGCGCTGGTGGCGGCGGCCGAGCGCTTCCCGCTCGTCACCGACGGCGTGGCCCGGCCGCACCCGCAGTACATCTATGCCGGCATGTCCCTGCAGCGCCGGCTCATCGTCGACATGATGCGCACGCTGCGCGAGCTGGCCGGGGGCGCCTTCCAGGCCCTGCCGTCCTCGGAGGCGGCCTTCCTCGGCGCCGAGACCCGGGCCGACACCGAGCGCTACTACCAGTCGGCCGCGGCCGGGGCCCGCGAGCGCGTCAAGCTGCTGAAGCTGGTCTGGGACTTCGTCGGCACCGAGTTCGCCGGACGGCAGCTGCAGTACGAGATGTTCTACTCGGCCTCCCAGCCGGTGGTGAACCGGCGGATGTTCAAGGCCTACGACTGGCAGGCGGCCAGGGCCGTGGTGGACGACTGCCTGGGCGAGCCCTGA
- a CDS encoding amidohydrolase family protein, producing MASLGLVNVGALATGILTAPRLEAEAILVEDGRIAAIGAAARTGASAADVVVDCRGTTVMPGLIDSHCHVVLGDYTPRQKTVDFLDSYVHGGITSVVSAGEGVHAPGRPHDPAAVKALAIAAAKCFEHFRPNGMKVNAGSVVLEPGLTDDDFAEMARHGVRHAKYGFGGYARPEDGAPEVRRAQKHGLCVMSHSGGTSIPGSSPISHEILLQLRPDVCGHVNGGTTSLDEAGLDAIIRETDMALQVVQAGNLRSALYILKRCREVGALPRLCVASDTPTGTGVMPMGVLKSVCELASLGDLAPAEAIALATGNNARAFRLASGTGTIAVGAPADLLVCDAPAASLARDAFEAIARGDIPGISCVIIDGEGRVGRSRNTPLAKRLAGVDGRAAGTQSHTTH from the coding sequence ATGGCCTCGCTGGGCCTGGTCAACGTCGGCGCCCTGGCCACCGGCATCCTGACGGCGCCCCGGCTGGAGGCCGAGGCCATCCTGGTGGAGGACGGGCGCATCGCGGCCATCGGCGCCGCCGCGCGGACGGGCGCCAGCGCGGCCGACGTCGTCGTGGACTGCCGGGGCACCACGGTGATGCCCGGCCTCATCGACTCGCACTGCCACGTGGTGCTGGGCGACTACACGCCGCGCCAGAAGACGGTGGACTTCCTCGACTCCTACGTGCACGGGGGCATCACGTCCGTCGTCTCGGCCGGCGAGGGCGTGCACGCGCCGGGCCGGCCCCACGATCCGGCGGCGGTCAAGGCCCTGGCCATCGCCGCCGCCAAGTGCTTCGAGCACTTCCGTCCCAACGGCATGAAGGTGAATGCCGGCTCGGTGGTGCTGGAGCCCGGGTTGACCGACGACGACTTCGCCGAGATGGCGAGGCACGGCGTCCGTCACGCCAAGTACGGCTTCGGCGGCTACGCCCGGCCCGAAGACGGCGCCCCCGAGGTGCGGCGGGCCCAGAAGCACGGGCTCTGCGTCATGTCGCACAGCGGCGGGACCTCGATTCCCGGCTCGAGCCCCATCAGCCACGAGATCCTGCTGCAGCTGCGGCCCGACGTGTGCGGCCACGTCAACGGCGGCACCACCTCGCTGGACGAGGCGGGGCTCGACGCGATCATCCGGGAGACCGACATGGCCCTGCAGGTGGTGCAGGCGGGCAACCTCCGCTCGGCGCTCTATATATTGAAGCGCTGCCGCGAGGTGGGCGCGCTGCCCCGGCTCTGCGTGGCCAGCGACACGCCCACGGGGACGGGCGTCATGCCGATGGGGGTGCTCAAGAGCGTCTGCGAGCTGGCCTCGCTCGGCGATCTGGCCCCGGCCGAAGCCATCGCGCTGGCCACCGGCAACAACGCCCGGGCCTTCCGCCTGGCGTCCGGCACGGGGACCATCGCCGTGGGGGCGCCGGCCGACCTTCTCGTCTGCGACGCCCCGGCCGCCTCGCTGGCCCGCGACGCCTTCGAGGCCATCGCCCGCGGCGATATTCCCGGCATCTCGTGCGTGATCATCGACGGCGAGGGGCGCGTGGGCCGCAGCCGCAACACGCCGCTGGCCAAGCGCCTGGCCGGGGTCGACGGCCGGGCCGCCGGCACGCAGAGCCACACCACACACTGA
- a CDS encoding Rieske 2Fe-2S domain-containing protein, which yields MLSRQDNELLTRVGPGTPMGQLMRQYWIPALLSTELAPGGRVKRVKLLGEDLVAFRSREGGVGLLGESCSHRGASLFFGRNDGDGLRCVYHGWRFGADGRCLEMPNEPPESGFPDKVRHPAYPCAERGGVVWTYMGPADPPPAVPDLEWALVPDEQRFVSKFYQECNYLQGLEGGIDPSHISFLHGVLDAGDDALRGELDKAAAGFALAAQLERAPRVEVADADYGMLIAAGRETGAGMCYWRITQFHMPFHTLPPTDPTPDPLMHSHVWVPVDDEHLVNWCISWHGARPLTAEERAALGAGLSIHILDYAPATSEPYGDIRPRADRRNDYAMDWAAHQGRKFFGVPGVGAQDKAITESQGPVYDRTREHLGKADIAIIRVRKCLLDAATALRDRRTPPPGTDAASFLIRPASVLLPKDVPWLEGARAHLVAGVSGCRAPRGS from the coding sequence ATGCTGAGCCGACAGGACAACGAGTTGTTGACCCGCGTCGGGCCGGGCACGCCCATGGGCCAGCTCATGCGTCAGTACTGGATCCCGGCGCTGCTCTCGACGGAGCTGGCGCCGGGCGGCCGGGTCAAGCGCGTCAAGCTCCTGGGCGAGGACCTGGTGGCGTTCCGTTCGCGCGAGGGCGGCGTGGGGCTGCTCGGCGAATCGTGCTCGCATCGAGGCGCCTCGCTCTTCTTCGGCCGCAACGACGGGGACGGCCTGCGGTGCGTGTACCACGGCTGGCGCTTCGGCGCGGACGGCCGGTGCCTGGAGATGCCCAACGAGCCGCCGGAGAGCGGCTTCCCGGACAAAGTCCGCCATCCCGCCTACCCGTGCGCCGAGCGCGGTGGCGTCGTCTGGACGTACATGGGGCCGGCCGATCCCCCGCCGGCTGTGCCCGACCTCGAGTGGGCGCTGGTCCCCGACGAGCAGCGCTTCGTCTCGAAGTTCTACCAGGAGTGCAATTATCTGCAGGGGCTCGAGGGCGGGATCGACCCGTCCCACATCTCGTTCCTGCACGGTGTGCTGGACGCCGGCGACGACGCCCTGCGCGGCGAGCTGGACAAAGCCGCGGCCGGGTTCGCGCTGGCCGCGCAGCTCGAGCGGGCGCCGCGCGTGGAGGTGGCGGACGCCGACTACGGCATGCTGATCGCCGCCGGCCGCGAGACCGGCGCCGGGATGTGCTACTGGCGCATCACGCAATTCCACATGCCGTTTCACACCCTGCCCCCGACCGATCCCACCCCGGACCCGCTCATGCACTCGCACGTCTGGGTGCCGGTGGACGACGAGCACCTGGTGAACTGGTGCATCTCCTGGCACGGCGCGCGGCCGTTGACGGCCGAGGAGCGAGCGGCGTTGGGCGCCGGGCTCAGCATCCACATCCTGGATTACGCGCCCGCCACCAGCGAGCCGTACGGCGACATCCGGCCCCGCGCCGATCGGCGCAACGACTACGCGATGGATTGGGCGGCGCACCAGGGCCGCAAGTTCTTCGGGGTCCCCGGCGTGGGCGCCCAGGACAAGGCGATCACCGAGAGCCAGGGGCCCGTGTACGACCGCACCCGGGAGCACCTGGGAAAGGCCGACATCGCCATCATCCGGGTGCGCAAGTGTCTGCTGGACGCGGCGACGGCGCTGCGCGACCGGCGGACGCCGCCGCCGGGGACGGACGCCGCCTCGTTCCTGATCCGCCCCGCCTCGGTGCTGCTACCCAAGGACGTGCCGTGGCTGGAGGGCGCCAGGGCCCACCTCGTCGCCGGCGTCAGCGGATGCCGAGCTCCGCGAGGAAGCTGA